In a single window of the Bactrocera dorsalis isolate Fly_Bdor chromosome 2, ASM2337382v1, whole genome shotgun sequence genome:
- the LOC105226651 gene encoding tachykinin-like peptides receptor 86C isoform X2, which produces MSDIVDTELLVNCTILAVRRFGLNTIVNSSLLSSLNRSEVINLLSGIIENKDNLDNINDAKDFLTECLFPSPTRPYELPWEQKTIWAIIFGMMLFVAIAGNCIVLWIVAGHRSMRTVTNYFLLNLSIADLLMSSLNCVFNFIFMLNSDWPFGSIYCTINNFMANVTVSTSVFTLVAISLDRYFAIVHPLKRRTSRRKVRIILLLIWVISCLLAAPCLLYSSTMTKRYYNGKSRTVCFMLWPDGRYPTSISDYAYNIIILILTYGIPMVVMLICYTLMGRVLWGSRSIGENIDRQMESMKSKRKVVRMFIAIVLIFAICWLPYHMFFIYAYHNNDITSAKYVQHMYLGFYWLAMSNAMVNPIIYYWMNKRFRLYFQRIICCCCYGAVNHKTDSPNLIANKNSFQKSIKEGKNIWKRSTMETQIQVAQTSLRERITMDKTPNKVVVDCIQEKAKNDSSPVYISTKSGTDQQRIIIKCISCDEDNKYGKDIQGKNGKDGKDTL; this is translated from the exons ATGTCGGACATCGTGGATACGGAACTACTAGTGAATTGTACAATACTCGCCGTCAGGCGTTTCGGACTTAACACTATTGTAAATTCATCTCTATTGAGCAGCCTGAATCGATCGGAAGTTATCAATCTACTTTCTGGAATAATAGAGAATAAGGACAACTTAGACAACATTAATGATGCAAA GGACTTTTTAACGGAATGCTTATTTCCGTCACCGACGAGACCGTACGAATTGCCATGGGAACAAAAAACTATTTGGGCGATTATCTTTGGTATGATGCTATTTGTGGCAATTGCCGGAAACTGCATTGTCTTGTGGATTGTTGCTG GTCATCGCAGTATGCGCACTGTTACAAACTACTTTTTGCTCAACTTGAGCATAGCCGATTTGCTGATGTCCTCGCTCAACTGcgttttcaatttcatctttATGCTGAATTCGGATTGGCCCTTCGGTTCTATTTACTgcacaataaataatttcatggcGAATGTAACTGTCTCGACGTCGGTATTTACCCTTGTGGCTATATCACTGGATAG ATATTTCGCAATTGTTCACCCTTTGAAGAGACGAACATCAAGACGAAAAGTACGGATCATTCTGTTACTAATATGGGTTATAAGTTGTCTGCTAGCAGCGCCCTGCTTACTGTACTCAAGCACAATGACGAAAag ATACTACAACGGCAAATCGAGAACTGTGTGCTTTATGCTGTGGCCAGATGGGCGCTATCCAACATCGATATCAGATTATGC TTACAACATCATAATCCTCATACTCACCTATGGTATTCCAATGGTTGTCATGCTAATATGCTACACCTTAATGGGTCGTGTTCTCTG GGGAAGCCGTTCTATTGGAGAAAACATTGATCGTCAAATGGAGTCGATGAAGTCGAAAAGAAAAGTGGTACGGATGTTTATTGCCATCGTTCTAATATTTGCAATATGCTGGTTGCCGTATCATATGTTTTTCATCTATGCTTATCACAACAACGATATCACATCCGCCAAATACGTACAACATATGTACTTGGGGTTCTACTGGTTAGCTATGTCAAATGCCATGGTAAATCCAATAATATACTATTGGATGAACAAAAG aTTTCGATTGTACTTTCAAAGGatcatatgttgttgttgctatggtGCAGTCAATCACAAGACGgattccccgaatttaattgcaaataaaaacagttttcaaaaatCTATTAAAG AGggcaaaaatatttggaaacgTAGCACAATGGAGACACAAATACAGGTGGCGCAAACTTCACTTCGAGAGAGAATTACCATGGATAAAACTCCGAATAAAGTTGTTGTAGACTGCATACAAGAGAAAGCCAAAAATGACAGTTCTCCAGTttatatttcaaccaaaagcGGAACTGATCAGCAacgaattataataaaatgtatttcctGTGACGAGGACAATAAATATGGTAAAGATATTCAGGGAAAGAATGGAAAGGATGGAAAAGACACACTCTGA
- the LOC105226651 gene encoding tachykinin-like peptides receptor 86C isoform X3 — translation MMLFVAIAGNCIVLWIVAGHRSMRTVTNYFLLNLSIADLLMSSLNCVFNFIFMLNSDWPFGSIYCTINNFMANVTVSTSVFTLVAISLDRYFAIVHPLKRRTSRRKVRIILLLIWVISCLLAAPCLLYSSTMTKRYYNGKSRTVCFMLWPDGRYPTSISDYAYNIIILILTYGIPMVVMLICYTLMGRVLWGSRSIGENIDRQMESMKSKRKVVRMFIAIVLIFAICWLPYHMFFIYAYHNNDITSAKYVQHMYLGFYWLAMSNAMVNPIIYYWMNKRFRLYFQRIICCCCYGAVNHKTDSPNLIANKNSFQKSIKVEGKNIWKRSTMETQIQVAQTSLRERITMDKTPNKVVVDCIQEKAKNDSSPVYISTKSGTDQQRIIIKCISCDEDNKYGKDIQGKNGKDGKDTL, via the exons ATGATGCTATTTGTGGCAATTGCCGGAAACTGCATTGTCTTGTGGATTGTTGCTG GTCATCGCAGTATGCGCACTGTTACAAACTACTTTTTGCTCAACTTGAGCATAGCCGATTTGCTGATGTCCTCGCTCAACTGcgttttcaatttcatctttATGCTGAATTCGGATTGGCCCTTCGGTTCTATTTACTgcacaataaataatttcatggcGAATGTAACTGTCTCGACGTCGGTATTTACCCTTGTGGCTATATCACTGGATAG ATATTTCGCAATTGTTCACCCTTTGAAGAGACGAACATCAAGACGAAAAGTACGGATCATTCTGTTACTAATATGGGTTATAAGTTGTCTGCTAGCAGCGCCCTGCTTACTGTACTCAAGCACAATGACGAAAag ATACTACAACGGCAAATCGAGAACTGTGTGCTTTATGCTGTGGCCAGATGGGCGCTATCCAACATCGATATCAGATTATGC TTACAACATCATAATCCTCATACTCACCTATGGTATTCCAATGGTTGTCATGCTAATATGCTACACCTTAATGGGTCGTGTTCTCTG GGGAAGCCGTTCTATTGGAGAAAACATTGATCGTCAAATGGAGTCGATGAAGTCGAAAAGAAAAGTGGTACGGATGTTTATTGCCATCGTTCTAATATTTGCAATATGCTGGTTGCCGTATCATATGTTTTTCATCTATGCTTATCACAACAACGATATCACATCCGCCAAATACGTACAACATATGTACTTGGGGTTCTACTGGTTAGCTATGTCAAATGCCATGGTAAATCCAATAATATACTATTGGATGAACAAAAG aTTTCGATTGTACTTTCAAAGGatcatatgttgttgttgctatggtGCAGTCAATCACAAGACGgattccccgaatttaattgcaaataaaaacagttttcaaaaatCTATTAAAG TAGAGggcaaaaatatttggaaacgTAGCACAATGGAGACACAAATACAGGTGGCGCAAACTTCACTTCGAGAGAGAATTACCATGGATAAAACTCCGAATAAAGTTGTTGTAGACTGCATACAAGAGAAAGCCAAAAATGACAGTTCTCCAGTttatatttcaaccaaaagcGGAACTGATCAGCAacgaattataataaaatgtatttcctGTGACGAGGACAATAAATATGGTAAAGATATTCAGGGAAAGAATGGAAAGGATGGAAAAGACACACTCTGA
- the LOC105226651 gene encoding tachykinin-like peptides receptor 86C isoform X1 — protein sequence MSDIVDTELLVNCTILAVRRFGLNTIVNSSLLSSLNRSEVINLLSGIIENKDNLDNINDAKDFLTECLFPSPTRPYELPWEQKTIWAIIFGMMLFVAIAGNCIVLWIVAGHRSMRTVTNYFLLNLSIADLLMSSLNCVFNFIFMLNSDWPFGSIYCTINNFMANVTVSTSVFTLVAISLDRYFAIVHPLKRRTSRRKVRIILLLIWVISCLLAAPCLLYSSTMTKRYYNGKSRTVCFMLWPDGRYPTSISDYAYNIIILILTYGIPMVVMLICYTLMGRVLWGSRSIGENIDRQMESMKSKRKVVRMFIAIVLIFAICWLPYHMFFIYAYHNNDITSAKYVQHMYLGFYWLAMSNAMVNPIIYYWMNKRFRLYFQRIICCCCYGAVNHKTDSPNLIANKNSFQKSIKVEGKNIWKRSTMETQIQVAQTSLRERITMDKTPNKVVVDCIQEKAKNDSSPVYISTKSGTDQQRIIIKCISCDEDNKYGKDIQGKNGKDGKDTL from the exons ATGTCGGACATCGTGGATACGGAACTACTAGTGAATTGTACAATACTCGCCGTCAGGCGTTTCGGACTTAACACTATTGTAAATTCATCTCTATTGAGCAGCCTGAATCGATCGGAAGTTATCAATCTACTTTCTGGAATAATAGAGAATAAGGACAACTTAGACAACATTAATGATGCAAA GGACTTTTTAACGGAATGCTTATTTCCGTCACCGACGAGACCGTACGAATTGCCATGGGAACAAAAAACTATTTGGGCGATTATCTTTGGTATGATGCTATTTGTGGCAATTGCCGGAAACTGCATTGTCTTGTGGATTGTTGCTG GTCATCGCAGTATGCGCACTGTTACAAACTACTTTTTGCTCAACTTGAGCATAGCCGATTTGCTGATGTCCTCGCTCAACTGcgttttcaatttcatctttATGCTGAATTCGGATTGGCCCTTCGGTTCTATTTACTgcacaataaataatttcatggcGAATGTAACTGTCTCGACGTCGGTATTTACCCTTGTGGCTATATCACTGGATAG ATATTTCGCAATTGTTCACCCTTTGAAGAGACGAACATCAAGACGAAAAGTACGGATCATTCTGTTACTAATATGGGTTATAAGTTGTCTGCTAGCAGCGCCCTGCTTACTGTACTCAAGCACAATGACGAAAag ATACTACAACGGCAAATCGAGAACTGTGTGCTTTATGCTGTGGCCAGATGGGCGCTATCCAACATCGATATCAGATTATGC TTACAACATCATAATCCTCATACTCACCTATGGTATTCCAATGGTTGTCATGCTAATATGCTACACCTTAATGGGTCGTGTTCTCTG GGGAAGCCGTTCTATTGGAGAAAACATTGATCGTCAAATGGAGTCGATGAAGTCGAAAAGAAAAGTGGTACGGATGTTTATTGCCATCGTTCTAATATTTGCAATATGCTGGTTGCCGTATCATATGTTTTTCATCTATGCTTATCACAACAACGATATCACATCCGCCAAATACGTACAACATATGTACTTGGGGTTCTACTGGTTAGCTATGTCAAATGCCATGGTAAATCCAATAATATACTATTGGATGAACAAAAG aTTTCGATTGTACTTTCAAAGGatcatatgttgttgttgctatggtGCAGTCAATCACAAGACGgattccccgaatttaattgcaaataaaaacagttttcaaaaatCTATTAAAG TAGAGggcaaaaatatttggaaacgTAGCACAATGGAGACACAAATACAGGTGGCGCAAACTTCACTTCGAGAGAGAATTACCATGGATAAAACTCCGAATAAAGTTGTTGTAGACTGCATACAAGAGAAAGCCAAAAATGACAGTTCTCCAGTttatatttcaaccaaaagcGGAACTGATCAGCAacgaattataataaaatgtatttcctGTGACGAGGACAATAAATATGGTAAAGATATTCAGGGAAAGAATGGAAAGGATGGAAAAGACACACTCTGA
- the LOC105226646 gene encoding peptide deformylase, mitochondrial → MQLQIVRLLTWKIANHGKRFITTSNRKEKTFRKLYQEFWSPKSIHNPPYEHFTQIGDPVLRTKAAEVPGDLINSKEVEHIVEKMIKVLRKFDCVGVAAPQIGISLRIIVMEFREGLIDILPKPVYEARKMSTLPLTVVINPTLTVTNYEKHKHPEGCMSVRGYSAEVERFHSVMLKGKNLSGVENKVELSGWNARIAQHEMDHLDGKLYIDRMDSSTFICTCWETVNAKSGRVEIPFYK, encoded by the exons ATGCAATTGCAAATAGTACGGTTATTAACATGGAAGATAGCGAACCATGGAAAACGATTTATAACTACAAGCAATAGGAAGGAGAAAACCTTTCGAAAACTTTACCAAGAGTTTTGGTCGCCCAAGTCTATACATAACCCTCCTTATGAGCATTTCACACAAATTGGGGATCCAGTTTTACGCACTAAAGCTGCAGAAGTGCCTGGAGACCTTATTAATAGTAAAGAGGTAGAAcatattgttgaaaaaatgaTCAAAGTATTACGAAAGTTCGATTGCGTTGGCGTTGCAGCACCACAAATTGGAATTTCGCTTCGAATCATTGTGATGGAATTTCGAGAAGGATTGATAGACATATTGCCAAAACCTGTTTACGAAGCGAGAAAGATGTCTACACTACCACTAACA GTTGTAATAAATCCAACATTGACTGTAACTAACTACGAAAAGCATAAACATCCGGAAGGCTGTATGAGTGTTCGAGGTTATTCCGCAGAAGTGGAACGTTTTCATTCGGTTATGTTAAAAGGAAAAAATCTCAGCGGCGTAGAAAACAAAGTTGAATTAAGTGGTTGGAACGCAAGAATAGCGCAACATGAAATGGACCACTTGGACGGAAAACTTTATATTGATCGCATGGATAGTTCCACTTTTATTTGTACATGTTGGGAGACAGTTAATGCTAAAAGTGGACGTGTTGAGATacctttttataaataa